The stretch of DNA CTCTACAAACAACCCTAAATATCATATATATAAACGTCCCGATTATTGAAATCGTTTTACGAAACCGTTTACTTGATAAAGTATAGCAATCCTAAATTGTGATACAATATCTATTAACAACCAGTTTTATGTCATAATCAAACCAAGGAGTTAATATGCAAAATGACTTTCTAACCATTATTACTCAAAAAAATATTATCGAAACTACTGCTAATCAACTTCATGAAACCAATGACCTAATTGTTTGTGACTATCTTAATAAGCATTTTATTTTTGACTCACATGGTGTTAGAGAACTCATGGCTGACCAATATATGGATGCCACCGAGCAAATTACCTTTAACCACCACCCTCACTATGTAAACGTTGGTATACACAAACACGACTTCATCGAAATGACGTACGTTTACCAAGGAACTTATCAACAAACCGTTAACGATAAACAGATCACCATGAATGCTGGTGATCTGTTTATACTGGATACTTTCGTAGTTCATTCAATGAAAAAGATACCCGATGACTGCATCGCCGTTAATTTAATGATGCGAAAATCTTATTTCTTAGATAATTTACTATCCGAATTGGCTGATAATAACGTAATGTCGGCTTTCATCACTTCCGCCCTCTATAAAAGTAATTTAACTGGTAACTACTTAATGTTTCACAATAAAAGCAATAAGAAAGTTCGTGATTATATTGAAAATATCGTTCTCGAATTAAACTACAAACAGATTGGCTGGAAAGAAGCTGTAAATAGCCTAATTATCTTACTATTCACCGAAATCATTCGTCAGAATACTACCTTAAATTACGAACAGGATAAGTTGCAAACACAAAATAGTATTTCCATTATTGATGTTTTAAATTATATTAGTGTCAACTTTAATGACCTATCTTTAACAACTTGTGCTCAACATTTTGGTATCCATCCTAATTATTTAACACGTTTTTTAAAAAAGTACACTAAAAAAAATTATACACAAATCATTCAACAATTTCGGTTAGAAAAAGTCATGCATCTACTCCTAAATACAGATTTGTCGATAAATCACATTGCTGAACAAAGTGGTTTTTCAAATCCTAATCATTTTTATAAACTATTCAAAAAAAAGTACCAATGCACCCCTAAAGAATATCGACAAAGGGCTCGTAGTTCCACTTAAAAATCAATTTATCATAGATAAAAAAGCTCCCTCTAGTTTTCATTTTCAACTAGAGAGAGTTTTTAATTTCTATTTTGCTACTGCATGATTTTCATCTAGCATGTATTGGAACTCAATCGTCCCAGTCAATAAATCGGCTTTAAACAGGCCTTGTGTCCCGTTGTTTTCGTCTGACATCACGACAAAGTAACTTGCTCCTTCATCGACAACATGCTGGAAGCTCACGTATTCGCCCTTAAATCCGTTCTTACGGAACAACCCAATAATCCGGATCATTTCGCGTTGCGTGACTTCATTTGCTGCTTCATTCATTTATTAAAACTCCTATCAATTTCTCTTTGTGGATAACCTTTATGCCGTAAAAGTTATCCACCTGTGAGCAATAAATACTCACATCAATCATTCTTTTTATTCACTTATCCCCTTCATTTTAGAAATTCTGGGGATAAGGTCGTTTACTTGGTTTAATTAGTATCTGACATCCTCTACATGGGTAATACGGATATCATGGGTGCCATGTTAAAACTACGCCTTAGTTTCCACAGAGACCACTAGCGCCCGTTCAGCGTCCGTTTTCCACCTAAAATTGTCACAAATTGCCGACTTCATCTAATGATATCCAACATTAATTGCTTTTTAGGATCGAGTAGGAGGTAATTGATTATTTCACAATTACCGACCTCTCACACCACCGTACGTACGGATCCGTATACGGCGGTTCAATAATTTAAGTATTCTGAATAAGCTGGAGTGTCTTGGATAAATTTATCAATCCAAGACGCTCTAGCTTTTCGTTTGTATACGTATATTTCATTGTCTTACTATGAGCCGTTCTCCAATATCCCTTTCGGGTATTGGCATTGGTATTGGCATTGGTCTTAGCTTGCTCTACTGTCATGCCCATTTTCATCAGTTGACGAATTCGGGTTTTGACCTTTTTCCAACGTTTCCAAATCAATTGTCTTATACGACTTCTAAGCCATGTGTCCAATTGCTGAATGAACGTCTTCAATTTACCAATCCCATAATATTGCAACCATCCTTGCATTTTCTGACGAATTTCTTTCATCAATTGTTGCCAACTGATACTTCGGCTTCGAACTGTCATAACTTTAAGTGACTGTTTGACACGTTGCTTGGCAATTCCATGTGGACGCGGATACGCCCCATTTCGATCAACACCCAGCGTAAATCCCAAGAACTTTAGTCTTAATGGTGACCCAACCGTTGTTTTCTTCTTGTTGACTGTCACTTTTAAACTGTTTTCTAGGAATTTAGTAATATTCCTCAGGACTCGCTCACCAGCACGCTTACTTTTGACATAAATGTTACAGTCGTCCGCATAGCGTACAAATTGGCGGCCTCGACTGACCAGTAATTTATCTAATTCATTCAGATAAATGTTGGCTAGCAGTGGTGATAGGTTCCCACCTTGTGGGGTGCCCTTCGTTGTTTTCTGGAACAACTGACCATTTTAGGAACCTGCGGATTAGATGTAATAGCCATGGGTCATGAATTTGCTGTTGAACAAAGTTCATTAGTAAATCATGGTTTACCGTGTCAAAGTAGGCTTTTAAGTCCAGGTCTACCACGTAGTGATAGCCCTGATTATAAAGACTCATGACTTTTTTGATAGCGTCATGCGCACTTCGTCCAGGCCTAAAGCCGTAGCTATTGTCGGAAAATACTTGTTCATAAATTGGTGACAACACTTGGACTACCGCCTGTTGGACCATTCTGTCAATCACAGTCGGAACACCTAGCTTTCTGGTTGACCCGTCCGGCTTGGGAATTTCGACACGTCTGACTGGTTTCGGGCAGTAAGTCCCGTTACGCAAACTCTCTAAGAGTTCATCTCGATGTTTGTAGATATATTCGGATAGCTGGTTGATGGTCATACCATCAATACCAGCGGCTCCTTTATTACGCCTGACTCGTTTAAAAGTGAGGTTAAGGTTGCCTCTCGCAAGCACCAAGTCTACAAATGGAACACCATTCTGCACTGTACTTTCACCGTCAGTAACACTATGCGCCCCAAGATTCCCTTTGTCTTCCAGACTATCTATCCCTTGGTGGTCAGCTTGTTCTGTTTTCTGCAATATTCGCATTACCAACACCTCCAGTATCAGTGAGAATTATTATTGTTCGGTCCTTCGTTTGCCGATTGGCAAACTACTATGACCTCGGCTGACTCCTGAAATACTCAGTTAGCCATCACTGGCTAAGTTATTCCTGTACACCATATCGGCGTTCTAGTCGGGAACTTGTAAATCAGGCCTCCCCGGGTAAGAATGATAGCTTTCGTACCATGCAACTGTTGGCTCTACTCTAGTCATCTTTGAGTAGTATTGGACTTTAGTTTGTTGAGCAACCTTATCCAGATGACTCTAGCCTTATAGCCACTTCTTATTCATCAGTTCAGTACCTTGTTTTAGGCTTCCTTCAGATTCCGTCTCACGGCGGACACCCTTGCCCTCAACTCGTGGTTCCGACTACTACGGCCCACAGCGGACTTACACCGCCTAGTTATCACCCATGCCGGGCGCACCCATAAAAAAGCGCCCCCCACAAGAGCGGGCGCTTCTTGAAAATCTAGTAAATAATCAGCTGATTATTTGCCTAACTTTTCTTTGCCTAATACGTTCAACTTTTCATCGAAGTCATAGACAACTGGTTCGCCAGTAGCCATTTCAAGATTCATGATGTCGTCATCAGAAATCCGTTCGATGTACTTGCTTAAGGCACGTAATGAGTTACCATGGGCTGCGATGATGATGTTCTTGCCATCTAATAACTTAGGTGCAATTTCATCTTCCCTTCCAAATCAATCTATTTACTTAGCAACGGCATGATTCTTATCCAACATATATTGGAATTCAATCGTTCCACTCACTAAGTCTGCCTTAAACAACCCTTGTGTCCCGTTATTTTCATCGGACATGACGACAAAGTAACTAGCCCCTTCATCAACGACGTGTTGGAAACTCACGTACTCGCCTTTAAAGCCATTCTTACGGAATAAGCCAATCAATTTAACCATTTCACGTTGTGTAACTTCATTTGCATTTGTTGCTTCACTCATTTATTCAAATACCCCTATCAATTCTCTTAATCTTGCCTAATCATTCATCTAAGATAGTTTTACAACCAACTACCATGTAACTCCCAGTCAGTGGTGTTGCCCACCAACCATTGAAGCCTAAACGTTTCAACTGCGTTACTTGGACACCAGCTGCTTGTAAAGTCTGACCGTATTCATTCATATTATGACCAGTATCAATAATCATAATCTTACCGTGCGGTTTTAAAACTCGTACAGCTTCATTAATTGCTTGGTCACGCGCCTGCTTATTTTTAATATTATGAATTGCAAAACTTGAAGTAATAATCTCAAAGCTTTCGTCAGGAAAGTCTAACTTAGTCATATCGCCCGTCACTAGATTGACCCGTTCAGTTAACCCCAAATCATCAACGTTCTTCTGCGTCGTCGTCATCTTATTGTTAGATTGATCTCGGGACAGCCACAAATCTAGTCCAACAACTTTCCCTGGCACCTGCACCTGGCTTGCCAACCGTGTTAATAGCGCTCCACGACCACAACCTAAATCTAAGATCTGGTCATGTATGTCTGGTCTTAGTTGTTCAACAGCATGATCAAAGATTCGATATTTTCCGCTAGTCGTTGTATGCCAATAAATTGCGGCCCCAACAATTAAAACAATGCCAATAACTACTTCAATGCCAATCGGATAGTTTGAACGATTCAAAAAGGCATGTCCAAGCAATCCAATTCCAAAAACGGTATAAATCAATAGTGCAAATGGCGCATCAATCCCATAACGTTTTACGTTCATTAGCTTCCCCCAAATCTAAGAACTCTCATTTAGTACACAGAAATTATATAGAAGCTTTAATGGCTAGCGTCCAACTAGTGGCCACTACCTGCTTTCAATTCAGCTAGCTTCTCTTCAATCAACTGATTCGCGATGCTAAAAGCTTTTAGTCGGCGTTTGGCTAAAGTCAGTTGAGACTTATACCGTGACGGATCGTCTTTAGCTTCAAAGGTCTTCACCACTTCACGAATCTTATGCAAGGTTGAATCAATTTGACGTTTAGCTTCTAATAACTCAGCTTCATCGTACATGTAAAAAGCCCCTCGATTTTCAGAAAGTTAACGAACTAACATGAAAGTGGCAGTGTCCATTTAGCGTCCGAATTTGTCACTAATTGCCAAACTCATCCCAAGTTATCTTAACCTAGCTAGTTTTAAAGCCATAAAAAAGCGCCCCCCACTTAGCGGGCGCTTCTTATAAAATCAGTAAATAATCAGCTGATTATTTGCCTAACTTTTCTTTGCCTAAGACGTTCAACTTTTCGTCGAAGTCATAAACAACTGGTTCACCAGTAGCCATTTCAAGGTTCATGATATCATCATCTGAGATGTTTTCAATGTACTTCGAAAGGGCACGTAATGAGTTACCATGGGCTGCGATGATGACGTTCTTACCATCAAGCAACTTTGGCGCAATTTGATCTTCCCAGAAAGGCATGACACGTTCCAAAGTAACCTTCAAGTTTTCGCCACCAGGGACGATGTTAGGGTCTAAGTCAGCATAACGACGATCGTTAACAGCTGAACCTTCGTCATCTGCACTCAATAATGGCGGTAAAACGTCATATGAACGACGCCAGATATGAACTTGGTCGTCACCGTATTTTTCAGCGGTTTCCTTCTTGTTCAAACCTTGTAAAGCGCCATAATGACGTTCGTTTAAGCGCCAAGTCTTGGTTTCAGGAATCCAAAGTTGGTCAGATTCTTCCAAAACGTAGTGCAATGTCTTGATGGCACGAGTCAAAACTGAAGTAAAGGCATAATCAAACTTCAAGCCAGCTTCGGCAACTTTCTTACCAGCAGCTTTAGCTTCTTCAACACCCTTTTCACTTAAATCAACGTCAACCCAACCCGTAAATTGGTTTGACAGGTTCCATTCACTTTGACCGTGACGAATCAATACTAATTTTGCCATAGCAGTTAATGACCTCTTTCATTTATTATTTACTCCACTTATTTTACACTGAAACGCTGAAAAATCAAAATATAATCAGGAGTTATTTCCCGAATCATGGTCAGAATTTAAACTTTTTTTCAAATGAATTTTCGGTTTCAGCCCGTGAACCGGTTTCACGCCGATAATATCCAACACAAAGTTAAAAATTGGTACCCCGACGATCAGTCCCCAAACACCGAATAACCGTTCACTCACGAGCAACACGACGAACGTATAGAATACCGGAATCTCCGTTCGACTAGCCATGAACTTCGGATTCAGCACATACGCTTCTAAGGTATGCACGATGGCAATCATGATCACCATGTAAACCACATATCGCACACCACCAACTGAATAAGCAATCAGGCTCAGTGGAATCAATGAAATAATCACGCCCGCTACCGGAATCAAGCTGAGCAAGAAGATCATCAAGCCCAGACTGATCAATTGTGGCATATGCAAGCAGGCCATAAAGATGACCGTGATCACCGTGTTTACGAGCGCAATCAAGAACTGGGCTTCCAAAACAACCCCAAAACTATTGACGAATTTCTTCGCAAAGAAGTAAACGTCTTGGAAGAACCAGCCAAAGGTACTCGTCAAGAAGCGCTTAGAGAAACGTCTCATCTGCTGATCCTCAACCGTAAAGAAGAAACTGAGCACAAACGACAAGAAGAACGTAATTCCCATATTACCAATATTCGTAATATATTTAAAAACAACTGAAATCCCAGTTTTAACCTGCTTTAAAATCTCAGATTCTTGAAAATAATTCGTGACCCACGCTAAAAATTCGTTCGTGTCGTGCGTCGGGTCTTGATAGAATCGGTAAACCGATTCAAACGTTGAAAAGGTTTGTTTTATCAACTTGGGCAAATACGCCGTCACAGCAAAATACAGCCCCAGTACCACCAACGCATAGACGGCAATCACGATCACCGTACTCGGAATCTTCACCCAGTGCTGCACGAAACGAACCAACCGCGTCACCAGGAAGGTAAAGATAAACGTTAGCAAAATAATACTCAGCATACTCGATGCCAAATACAGCCCCAAACAAATCATCAACAACACGCAAGCTCGCCGCAACCGTACGTTGTGGACAAACTGTGACCAAAGTTCCACGCAACATCCACTCCCTCTACTAGCCTTACGTCCATTCTAACTGAAAACACTAGGATAAACATGAAAAGTCCGTCATTATTACGCAAAAAACGTGTAAAGCCGAAATGAGCTTTACACGTTTGATTACAACTGATTAACTTTATGAGAAATGCATCTTAAGACTTTCGAGACCTAACGCTTGGTGGATAATCTCAGAAGCCCCACCAAGTAAGGCGGCCGATTGAACATTCTTAGTCGCGATAATTGGCACTTGGCGCGTTGGCGAAGACATCTTTGCCGTTGTGTTTCGGAGATCCGTCAACAATTGTGGCAAGATTTCCAAGACACTGGTGTTCAAGACGACCACATCCGGGGCGAAGGCTGTGGAAACGTTTGAAACGACCTTTGACAAATAGTAAACAAAGTCGTCAAAGACTTTCGTGACTTCTGGGTCATGATTAATATAATCATGTTTAACCGCCGTCAAGTCCAACCGGTCCACGTGTTTAATCGCTTTCAATTTTGCCCATAAGGACTTTTCGGAAGCATATTCGTTAGCTGATTCCATATGATTTTCAACGGATCGGTCTTCAAGTAACGCGGTCCCAACTTCACCGGCTTCACCTTCATGACCAGAGTATAATCGTGAATCTGCAACGATTCCGGCATGGATTTCATCACGGACCACCACTGAAACCACATTATCGAAGATTTCATTGTTGTGGAAGTCACGTTCAAATACGGCCGTTAAGTTTGCTTTCTTTTCCAGCATAACTGGGATACGCAGTTTGTCGCGTAAATACTTCGCCAAGTCAAAATGAGCTAAACATTTGATTGGCGTCTTCAAGATTTTGTTTTCGTAAATAATACCGTCTAGTGCAATTGCGACCCCCATCAAGCCATGGACGGTACCATAATCGTCAACATTCCGTAACTGGTCTTCAATCAGATCGATAATATCCGTTAAGGTCATATCGTTCGTCTTGAAGCTTTGGAAATGCAGAATTTTACCGTTTAGCCGTGAATACATTAACTTCACAGCATTAGCCGATAAGTCGATGCTGGCGACAAAGCCATAGTTGACGTTGAGTTCCGCCATCACCGGTTTACGGCCACCATTCTTGGTGCTGACCCCACAACCGATTTCCTTGATAAACTGTGCCCGGAGTAACTGGTTGTAAATATCGGAAACAGTAACTTTATTCAAACTTAAGTTACGGGAAATTTGACTACGACTAATGGGACCTTCGTTAATAACTTGTTGAAGGACTTGCTTTTCGTTCGTACTACGCATGACATGTTTATTAATAATCATACTAAATTTCGGTGTTTATGCCGCATGATCGGATAACCTTAAATGACCAAACTTGACAAACAATCTTGCCCGTTGGCGCTGCCATGTATCCGATCAATCGACCGCACACCTTAACCCCCTAATCTTGTTAATATTCTAAAGCATC from Lactiplantibacillus brownii encodes:
- a CDS encoding AraC family transcriptional regulator; this encodes MQNDFLTIITQKNIIETTANQLHETNDLIVCDYLNKHFIFDSHGVRELMADQYMDATEQITFNHHPHYVNVGIHKHDFIEMTYVYQGTYQQTVNDKQITMNAGDLFILDTFVVHSMKKIPDDCIAVNLMMRKSYFLDNLLSELADNNVMSAFITSALYKSNLTGNYLMFHNKSNKKVRDYIENIVLELNYKQIGWKEAVNSLIILLFTEIIRQNTTLNYEQDKLQTQNSISIIDVLNYISVNFNDLSLTTCAQHFGIHPNYLTRFLKKYTKKNYTQIIQQFRLEKVMHLLLNTDLSINHIAEQSGFSNPNHFYKLFKKKYQCTPKEYRQRARSST
- a CDS encoding group II intron maturase-specific domain-containing protein, producing the protein MTVRSRSISWQQLMKEIRQKMQGWLQYYGIGKLKTFIQQLDTWLRSRIRQLIWKRWKKVKTRIRQLMKMGMTVEQAKTNANTNANTRKGYWRTAHSKTMKYTYTNEKLERLGLINLSKTLQLIQNT
- a CDS encoding class I SAM-dependent methyltransferase; this encodes MNVKRYGIDAPFALLIYTVFGIGLLGHAFLNRSNYPIGIEVVIGIVLIVGAAIYWHTTTSGKYRIFDHAVEQLRPDIHDQILDLGCGRGALLTRLASQVQVPGKVVGLDLWLSRDQSNNKMTTTQKNVDDLGLTERVNLVTGDMTKLDFPDESFEIITSSFAIHNIKNKQARDQAINEAVRVLKPHGKIMIIDTGHNMNEYGQTLQAAGVQVTQLKRLGFNGWWATPLTGSYMVVGCKTILDE
- a CDS encoding 2,3-diphosphoglycerate-dependent phosphoglycerate mutase, which gives rise to MAKLVLIRHGQSEWNLSNQFTGWVDVDLSEKGVEEAKAAGKKVAEAGLKFDYAFTSVLTRAIKTLHYVLEESDQLWIPETKTWRLNERHYGALQGLNKKETAEKYGDDQVHIWRRSYDVLPPLLSADDEGSAVNDRRYADLDPNIVPGGENLKVTLERVMPFWEDQIAPKLLDGKNVIIAAHGNSLRALSKYIENISDDDIMNLEMATGEPVVYDFDEKLNVLGKEKLGK
- a CDS encoding AI-2E family transporter, with translation MELWSQFVHNVRLRRACVLLMICLGLYLASSMLSIILLTFIFTFLVTRLVRFVQHWVKIPSTVIVIAVYALVVLGLYFAVTAYLPKLIKQTFSTFESVYRFYQDPTHDTNEFLAWVTNYFQESEILKQVKTGISVVFKYITNIGNMGITFFLSFVLSFFFTVEDQQMRRFSKRFLTSTFGWFFQDVYFFAKKFVNSFGVVLEAQFLIALVNTVITVIFMACLHMPQLISLGLMIFLLSLIPVAGVIISLIPLSLIAYSVGGVRYVVYMVIMIAIVHTLEAYVLNPKFMASRTEIPVFYTFVVLLVSERLFGVWGLIVGVPIFNFVLDIIGVKPVHGLKPKIHLKKSLNSDHDSGNNS
- a CDS encoding ROK family protein, whose protein sequence is MIINKHVMRSTNEKQVLQQVINEGPISRSQISRNLSLNKVTVSDIYNQLLRAQFIKEIGCGVSTKNGGRKPVMAELNVNYGFVASIDLSANAVKLMYSRLNGKILHFQSFKTNDMTLTDIIDLIEDQLRNVDDYGTVHGLMGVAIALDGIIYENKILKTPIKCLAHFDLAKYLRDKLRIPVMLEKKANLTAVFERDFHNNEIFDNVVSVVVRDEIHAGIVADSRLYSGHEGEAGEVGTALLEDRSVENHMESANEYASEKSLWAKLKAIKHVDRLDLTAVKHDYINHDPEVTKVFDDFVYYLSKVVSNVSTAFAPDVVVLNTSVLEILPQLLTDLRNTTAKMSSPTRQVPIIATKNVQSAALLGGASEIIHQALGLESLKMHFS